From one Gracilimonas sp. genomic stretch:
- the leuD gene encoding 3-isopropylmalate dehydratase small subunit — protein sequence MEKFKILKTPAVPLPAEDVDTDQIIPARFLKATSREGFGENLFRDWRYDSEGNPKEDFVLNDERYSGEILVAGRNFGCGSSREHAAWALYDYGFRAVVSSFFADIFKGNALNNGLLPVQVSDGFLKKMLADIKKKPSTPVKIDLKDQRISLEDGSSETFEINSFKKMCLLKGYDDIDFLLSQKDKIKAFEQQHVEF from the coding sequence ATGGAAAAATTTAAAATACTAAAAACACCAGCTGTGCCTCTGCCTGCAGAAGATGTAGATACGGACCAAATTATACCTGCTCGTTTTTTAAAGGCTACTTCACGGGAAGGATTTGGGGAAAATTTATTCAGGGACTGGAGGTATGATTCAGAAGGCAATCCTAAAGAAGATTTTGTGCTGAATGATGAAAGATATTCCGGAGAAATACTGGTGGCCGGTCGTAATTTTGGGTGTGGATCAAGCCGCGAACATGCCGCCTGGGCTTTGTATGATTATGGATTCAGGGCAGTTGTCTCAAGTTTTTTTGCAGATATCTTTAAGGGAAATGCACTGAATAATGGGCTTCTTCCGGTTCAGGTTAGTGACGGGTTTTTGAAAAAGATGCTGGCCGACATCAAAAAAAAGCCATCAACACCTGTTAAAATAGATTTGAAAGATCAGCGGATTTCCCTGGAAGACGGAAGCAGTGAGACATTTGAAATCAACTCGTTTAAGAAAATGTGCCTGCTGAAGGGATACGATGATATCGACTTTCTACTCAGCCAAAAAGACAAAATTAAAGCATTTGAACAACAACACGTGGAGTTTTAG